A portion of the Natronococcus sp. AD-5 genome contains these proteins:
- a CDS encoding hydantoinase B/oxoprolinase family protein codes for MNANRTTTDDGIDPVTLEVLRNQLESVAEEMGQTLIRGAYSPNIKERRDCSTALFDAEGRMIAQAEHIPVHLGAMPEAVDAVREYDPEPGDVFVLNDPFAGGTHLPDVTMVSPIAPAAEATGDEDRADREIVGYAVSRAHHADVGGMAPGSMPAGAREIYQEGLRLPPTRLVEDGEIREDVRALLLANVRNPRERRADLRAQLAANDRAADRLAALFDEHGRDTVLEGFEAVIGYSAERMRDQVRDLPDGTYEATDVLEGDGITDEDVEIAVAVTVDGEAVEVDFAGTADQLEGNLNAPLAVAKSAVYFVVRCVTDPEIPPNHGCYEPVSVRAPDGSLLNPNPPAAVVGGNVETSQRVTDVVFAALAAAAPERVPAQSQGTMNNLTVGARDGSFTYYETIGGGFGARANADGMDGVQVGMTNTLNTPVESIETEYPLRVERYALRPDSGGRGAFRGGLGLERSVTVEKDATVSLLTERRRHAPSGVAGGEAGARGENLIDGESMPAKTTVDVGAGTTVTVRTPGGGGHGDPAERNPEGLEEDRADEKITSTDDD; via the coding sequence ATGAACGCGAATCGGACCACCACCGACGACGGAATCGACCCGGTCACCCTGGAAGTGCTGCGCAACCAGCTCGAGAGCGTCGCCGAGGAGATGGGCCAGACCCTGATCCGCGGGGCCTACTCGCCGAACATCAAGGAGCGCCGCGACTGCTCGACGGCGCTGTTCGACGCCGAGGGGCGGATGATCGCCCAGGCCGAACACATCCCGGTCCACCTCGGGGCGATGCCGGAGGCGGTCGACGCCGTCCGCGAGTACGATCCCGAGCCCGGCGACGTGTTCGTCCTCAACGACCCGTTCGCCGGCGGCACCCACCTGCCGGACGTGACGATGGTGTCGCCGATCGCCCCCGCGGCCGAAGCGACGGGCGACGAGGACCGAGCCGACCGCGAGATCGTCGGCTACGCCGTCTCGCGCGCCCACCACGCCGACGTCGGCGGGATGGCCCCCGGCAGTATGCCGGCCGGCGCCCGCGAGATCTACCAGGAGGGACTCCGGCTGCCGCCGACCCGCCTCGTCGAGGACGGCGAGATCCGCGAGGACGTCCGGGCGCTGCTGCTCGCGAACGTCCGCAATCCGCGCGAGCGCCGCGCCGACCTTCGCGCACAGCTGGCGGCGAACGACCGCGCCGCGGACCGACTCGCCGCGCTGTTCGACGAGCACGGCCGAGACACCGTCCTCGAGGGCTTCGAGGCCGTGATCGGCTACTCGGCCGAGCGAATGCGCGATCAGGTGCGGGACCTGCCCGACGGAACTTACGAGGCGACGGACGTCCTCGAGGGCGACGGCATCACGGACGAAGATGTCGAGATCGCGGTGGCGGTAACCGTCGACGGCGAGGCGGTCGAGGTCGACTTCGCGGGGACGGCCGACCAGCTCGAGGGGAACCTCAACGCGCCCCTCGCGGTCGCGAAGAGCGCCGTCTACTTCGTCGTGCGCTGCGTCACGGACCCCGAGATCCCGCCGAACCACGGCTGTTACGAGCCCGTGAGCGTGCGCGCACCCGACGGCTCCCTCCTGAACCCGAACCCGCCCGCGGCCGTCGTCGGCGGAAACGTCGAGACCAGCCAGCGCGTCACGGACGTCGTCTTCGCCGCCCTCGCGGCCGCCGCGCCCGAGCGCGTCCCCGCCCAGAGCCAGGGGACGATGAACAACCTGACCGTCGGCGCCCGCGACGGTTCGTTCACCTACTACGAGACTATCGGCGGCGGGTTCGGCGCCCGGGCCAACGCCGACGGGATGGACGGCGTCCAGGTCGGGATGACGAACACGCTCAACACGCCCGTCGAGTCGATCGAGACGGAGTACCCGCTCCGCGTCGAGCGCTACGCCCTGCGACCCGACAGCGGCGGCCGCGGCGCGTTCCGGGGCGGCCTCGGCCTCGAGCGCTCCGTCACCGTCGAGAAAGACGCGACCGTCTCGCTGCTGACCGAGCGCCGCCGGCACGCGCCGAGCGGCGTCGCCGGCGGGGAGGCCGGCGCCCGCGGGGAGAACCTGATCGACGGCGAGTCGATGCCCGCGAAGACGACCGTCGACGTCGGTGCCGGAACGACGGTCACGGTCCGGACGCCGGGCGGCGGCGGTCACGGCGACCCCGCCGAGCGCAACCCGGAGGGGCTCGAGGAAGATCGCGCCGACGAGAAGATCACGTCGACGGACGATGACTGA